The Cervus canadensis isolate Bull #8, Minnesota chromosome 21, ASM1932006v1, whole genome shotgun sequence genomic interval tctacatcttcacatttctCTCTTCAATGagggatgctgggaaaattggtcaactacatgcaaaagaatgaaactagaacactttctaacaccatacacaaaaataaactcaaaatggatgaaagacctaaatgtaagactaaaagctataaaactcttagaggaaaacatgggtaGAACATTcttcaacataaatcacagcaagatcctctatgacccacctcccagagtaatggaaataaaaacaaaaaatagacaaatgggtcctaattaaacttaaaagctttggcacaacaaaggaaactataagcaatgtggaaagacagccttcatgaaacaactgacaaaaaatGAATCAATCCTTGATTCTTGAGTCagtcttttactttaaaaacaaagacacaggGGTTTGTACAGTTTCAGAAATACAATGTATTAATGCTactgctgccataacaaagtgccaCGCACTGCATGATTTAAAACACCAGGAATTGACTGTCTCACAGTGCTACTGCCTGGAAGGCCCAACATCAATATGTCCTCTGGGTCATGCTTTCTCAGACTGCTCTAGGAGACAGTCCTTTTTTGCCTCTTCCTGCTTCTCATAATGGCTGGCCATACCTAGGACTCTTTGACTTATAGGTATATCACTTCAGTCACCTGGCtgtcttttccctttgttttcataTTGTCTTCCCTTTGTTAAGAGTTTTGTCTGactccaaatttcctcttcttataacaCCACTGGTGCTAAAGAGCTTGAGGCCTATAGTAATGATGTCTTCACTATTACACTCACCCCAGCCCTAAATTCCAATAAGGTCACAGTCTGAGGTCCTGAGCAATAGAATGTCAACACAACATTTTAGGCTCATAGTTCAACCTCGTAAGATATAGGAAGAGGAAATTTCTTGAGTCTACACACAATATAcataactcagacagtaaagtgtctgcctacaatgtgggagacccggatttgatccctgggttgggaagatcccctggagaaggaaatggcaacccactccagtatcctttccttgaaaatcccatggaccagggagcctggtaggctacagtccatggggtcacaaagagtcagacacaactgagggacttcactttcactttcagaagtttacaaaaattaattctatcCCATGGGATAGATTGCGTAAATATTCATAGATATTACATAAATTAAGTTACCCTCAACTGCAAAGACCCTGTGTAATTATTGATTACTGGATATTTGGGCTTGTAAAGGACTCTGCCTGGGTGTGAGATCCAGGGCAAACATGTGTGGTAGGGTCTTTCTTCAAACAAACACCTTGCTTAAGTGCATCATAAAACTCATAAGCCCATGAAGAGCATGATTATTTAGCAAAAAATCTTCAGAATAGTGGGGAAAGGGAATTGGTTACACACTGGGTCATCCAGTGAGGGTGCATTCAGATTGTTTACAGTACTCAGATGCTACCTCTTCCTGTTCAGGGCACGTGTGCTTactccctcagttgtgtccgactctctgcagccctgtggactggagcacaccaagttcctctctccaggggattctccagtcaagaatacgggagtgggttgccattccttctccagaggatcttcccgacccagggtttgaacccatgtcccctgcaactcttggattggcaggtggattctttttccactgagccatctgggaagcccctttcctgTTGAGAGCCAGGGATAACATCAGACTTTGTTATTGtcaaatgtgtctttttaaattttatttctcctatcaggagaaaatgagatttttatttcactgaaacAATATAAATCTTCTAGAGGCTGCAGCTCTCTAGCACCAGTCTTCAACGTTGGTGACATCATTATGTCATGGTGTCCATGAGTACTCTTCCAGCAGCTCTCTCAAAGGCTGCTACTGCTCTTCAGTGAAGATCACGAGtgcatatctgaaaaaaaaaaaaagaaaatatatgcagaaaatGTGAGCAGGAATGAATTTTCAAGACAAATGAAATTTATCATTCACAATTTTATAGCATAATTGTAAAGCAGCACATTTTCAACCATGTCATCACTAAATTATTCAAACTATAATCCATGCTTTCCTAAGGAAAATTTTAGGGTAATCACACTCAagagtgttaaaaaataaatttcaaaataaatatatctaaatTAAATAGGATATCACATCATGAGCAAATTGAATTTTATCTAGGAATGTAAAGAAGTCTCTTaacaatagaaaatttaaaatggcaTTCACTACATTAAAAGAATAGGAATAGAAACCATGACAAGATTGAAACAGATGCAGCAAACAAAAGCatacaagaaaatgaagtctcttcccacaaaaaaaaaatctcttaacaaacagaaatagaaaagaatcaagCTAACTTTTAAGAAAAGGCTATAAAAAACTAGATACAACATGACTAATGTTAACATATCagaagcattttctttaaaatgtggaaCAATTTTTACCATCAATATTGTGCTGGAAATTCCACCCATtttaactatatattatatataatataattatatattatataatatataattatataatatatattatatatatttaactatatattaaaaataattaatttttacaatataggaaaaataaaattgttactaGTAGATGTTATGTTTTCCAGTATTTAAATGAATccacaaattattagaaaattatGAATTGTCAGAAAGTATGTTGAACAGAACAAGAGTATCCAAAAGAGTTACCTTGCTAATAAAAacaactattttaaaagataataaaagtatataattgCAAAAGCAATAGATACATATAATAGACACATATAATAAATACTATGCAGTAACTGTTTAGAAAAATTATGTTATGTAAGACAAAAATCAATACAAGAAACACATtgtaaatgaataagaaaataatatataaatacaaccTAAATTAACCTAAAGATTGTGTAAAATGCATGATTCTTCTAAAATTGATATAGATAAGCAAAGATCCAGaccatttaaaaagtagaaaactaATAAGAAAATTACTTTCACAATCATCCAGCTGTGTCATCAGGCTATAATACTAAAGCAGTGAAATGTTGAGATTTCaacaaagggaaagggaaaaacttGGTAAGTATTAAAGCCATCTTACTCCTGGATGTCAAGTCCACTGTCGGAAACTGATTTAGGGCACTTTTTTCCTGCAAATCCATTTCCTCTCCGTGTAGCATCTAGCTGCTGCAACACCATCTTCATTAAGGTAAAAACATATTTCATTCCCTGTCATATTAATCCTACAATAAAGGAATCAAACAGTATGCATTAGGGAGTCCTGTGACTTCTCTCTTGGTCAGTGAcaccttttgaaaaaatattatctGTCTAGAGCTCTGAAAAAGTATGCTGTTACACAGTCCTTTCTTGCTAGGGTTAAGATGTCTGTACCAAATTGGAACAAAGGAGTCTCCCTCCCAAGAATCTGTATTTGTTAAACTAAGTTACACATTATAGGTAGAGCCGTCAATTTGTAGGAACCAATGGTTCTTAACCCTGGGGTGAGTTTGCCTTCCACCAGTCCTTGCAAAGGACACTTGGGAatatctgaagacatttttggttgccTCAAGTGGAGCGGAGCAGGGAGAATTGCTACTGTCTCATGAGTAGAGGTCAGAGATGTTGCCAACATCCTATTGTGCACAAGAAAGTGCTCCCTCCACACAGGAAAGAATGATGTGGTCCAAAATGTCAATTTTTCCTGCTATTGAGAAATTCTAGCATAAACTAAATTCCTAAGTGTGTGGCAGTCACAATTTGGGGTGTTTATACTGGGTCATATATGCAGTGAACTCAACTTTTTAGGTCCAATTCTCCATGTTGTAAAATAGAAGGTATGAAGCCCAGGTTAAATTGCAACTATCAGTGCAAATAAAAGCaggttaaaataaacaaatttaccTTGAACTGTGAAACTTGTCAGCAAACAGATAGCGTGAAGTTTGTGAAACAGATATAAGATTAGAGAAAATAGGGTAAAATCATGAAAAAGTCTACTTTTATTGTGTATGTGAATCTCAGGTCTTTACTTTCAAAGCAACCAACTAAGAGGTCTTTTCCCTTAtagcttttttttcatttttaaattgaaatataattgcttttcaatgttgtgttattttttgctttacaacatcatgaatcaactatatgtatacatatattccctccctctttagccaccctcccacctcctattccatccatctaggtcatcacagaggactgAGCTAAGCTCtctgttatatagcaacttcccactagctatctattttacacatggtagtgtaaaTATAGGCCcgctgtggctcagagggtaaagtgtaatacaactctctcaatttgtcccaccctttccttccactGCTATGTCCATAAGTCCACtgtctacatctgtgtctctcttcctgccctgcaaataaattcatcaggaccatttgtctagattccatacatatgtgttaacatacaatatttgtttttctcatatcTTGATTTCCAACCTCTCTGGTTGACCCTTGAAACCAGTCAATACATGATACACTAATCCTTCCTCCACTTTTCCAACATGCAGACCAATCAAGGACTGTACAGAAATACACTAATGTACAGGTTCTAGAAGGctgcactgtgtgtgtgcttagtcactcagttgcgtccgactctgcaaccccatggattgtagcccactaggctcctctgtccatgggaattctccaggcaagaatactggagtgggttgccatgccttcctccagggaatcttcccaacccagggatcaaacccaggtctcctgcattgcaggcgaattctttaccaactgaaccaccagggaagcccaagaacgctggagtgggtaacttatcccttctctaggagaactttccaacccaggaattgaacctgggtcacctgcattgcatgtgaattctttaccagctgagctatcagagaagcccagaaagCTGTACTATCTAAACTTAAATAATCCCAGAAAAAAGACACTCACCCTTTGCTAAatatgttttcatccacccattGTCCCGTTAGATTTTCTGTCATGTCTCGCCAAATCCAGTGATCAGAAGTGCACTTGAATCGCTTAAGAAAATGCTTTagagacaaaataaaattcataattttactTGTCAGTTGTCATTACAACTTATTGTGTTCTTCTTGCTTTGCAGGTTGTGAGAAGAAAGGTGACAAAGCTTCAAATTCTAGTTTCACTGGAAAATAGCTATGTGATTGTGAAAAAGTATTTTACCTTCTGaccctcaattttctcatttatgaaacaaagagagaaatttgtcagagaaattttctttaaGACACGTTTGATTCCAAATTGATTCATATTCAGTATGAAACTCTATTCCTCCGAGATTTTAGTCTGTGAACTCCTAGAAAGCTAGACTTTTCAACTGAGTTCTTACACAGACTTCCTAATCATCAGATATGTATTATAATGTTTTTTTCACTTCCCAGTAAATACTAGTATATTGAATTTAATGCAACATTTTACTTCAATATTTCTTCCAATTATCACGTTtgcacacccatacacacacatctttcaTGTATCCAGTTCCTTTAGAACCTAATTcccaaatttcaatttttttttttttaccaactatttacttttctaaagacatcatttggggggaaatttttattttttctgatatttctcctTATTCATTTGATGTTGAAATTTTTCCTACCTTAGAGACTTTCGTGCCATAAAATTATGTTCTACACAGAAAGTCACTGAGTCTACCTGCCCCAAAATAGTTGCAAAACCATAAACTTGACTTTGTATCACTCCacatttcagttttatataaatacaaaggAGTTATGACAGATAACAACATTGTGGTCTGTTCCTACCTGGTAACAGTGATGCCAATAACCTTGGCATTTTAATATACCATCTTCTATAGCATTTCatgaatttatttgaaaaaaaaatccaattcgCTGAGACAAGCTATGGGTTTCCATAGGAATCTATTAAGAAAACAGTGTCCCTGGATTCACAGGGTTTCCTGTAGAGTGAGCAAATCCATGCAAACTTCGAGTTACAAAACATTCTACTAAATGAGAAGACTATGAGTATAATAAATACAGAGTGAAATTTTAGTTTATAGAAGAAGCATCCCAGTCTTTATGGGAGACTGTCACATAGGATGTACTGTAAGAGGCGTATCTGGAAAGAGTAAAATATTCCATGACAAATACAGAATCCAGGGAGAAAAGGACAATTCATGTTCTAGGCTTAGGAAAAAAGCTTGTTTTAaggcaaaaaaaccaaaaaaaaacaaacaagcaagacAGGATGTATGTATTGTAAATCAACAGGATATATTGCACTGAATAGCTGGAAAAAGTGGAGGAAGATGTGGAGCTGGGTTTTTGATGATAGGGAACTGGGAAGTGACAAGGTACAGGGAAATGTCCTATGAAAAATATTGAACATTATTTGCTTAATAAAGAATAACTCATGGAGCTGCTTGTTAAAAAGACAaggtatggtaaaaaccactacaatattgtaaagtagttagcctccaactaataaaaataaatgaaaaaaaagaggcaaaagaaaaaagacaaggtAATTCTAAATAGGTGCAAATAAATAGGGTGAAATTTTCATGAAGCAAGCTTCATCTCATTTTAACTAAGAAAATACTTtgcaatttaaataaacatttgtaatattttaattaaaccattttaaaatagccttttaaaattcttttatagtttctttcattaCTTCTTCACAGATACCATATGCAATAACACCTTCATTCTGTTTGtcacttgttatttatttttttttccatcctccTGCTTTGTTAGCCTTTTTTCCCAAAAAGAATTGTAAGGGCTGTTTAAGGATTTCTCAGAATGTTTATATTAAGAGTCTTGttaaattcaccagtgaaaccatttGCTCCAGAAGCTCTTTGTATTAAATTAAGCCTGCATCTTACCTTTTGACTTGGTATGCCTACTCTTAACATATCTAGTTTTTCACATATTattcaggtttctctgtcttttcttgcTTCCAAAATGGTTTAGTTTCCCTACACTGATCTATAAATTGCCCCAGCCTAGTTTGTATCTCGGAGAAGGcgacggcagcccactccagtcctcttacctggaaaatcccatggatggaggagcctagtatgctgcagtccatggggtcgctaagagttggacacgactgagcgacttcactttcacttttcactttcatgcattggagaaggaaatggcaatctactccagtgttcttgcctggagaatcccagggacgggggagcctagtgggctgccatctacggggtcgcacagagtccgacaggactgaggtgacttagcagcagcagcagcagctgtttgtATCTAAATTTGAACCAGTCAGGCAGATTGCATAACTATACATTGTTTACCTTGAAAGTAATACACAGTTCTTTTAACAATGTTGACAACTATGCTGCCGTACATTTAAACAATCTTGTATTACTGCTTTaatcgctcaatcgtgtcctactctttgcagcaccatggactgcagcccgccaggctcctccatccgtggaatgccccaggcaagaatactgaagtgggttgccatttccttctccaggggattgttctgactcagagatggaaatcccctctccttcatctcctgcattggcaggcagattctttaccactgagtcatctgggaagaacacacacacattttaatgcAGTTAATTACCTTTTAAATTGACCCTTTACTTTTAAAGAAACGgagcaaaagtaaaaaatatacttGTCACGTAAGTCACCCAGGGAAAGAACAGATTTCATAAGTGCAGAGGTACAGGGTCTCATGCTTGTTAAAGCTCTTGGAGATTCtctttatttattgcatttttccATCAGTGTTTTTTGAACAAAGATTCATTAACCTTTTAATTTGTACCTGCCTATATGCTACAGCAATGGATACAATTTCAGATAAAATATGGTGGCGATCTGGCCACTGGAAACTCATAACTTCAGCCTAGAGGGAAACTTTCAATTACATCTATTGCATTGTTGATAGTGAGCACTCTGACAGGCTGCCATGAGATCTcagagaaagacaggaaagcaaGATTGATTAGCCAGAGGAAATTTCCTCCAAGGAAGTGAAATGGAGAATTCCATCCTTCTTCTTCAAGggttttaaaagttttccaaataGTGTAAAGCTCGTCTATTCCTATTCCTTAAAATGGAAAAGCTAGCTATCAAGTCTACAACTTGATCAGAGTCTTAAACTATCCAAACAAAATATCACTAGCTTTTTCAATTGTATCTCCTGTGGCATGTTCTAAACTTCTTCGACATTTTGCATATATAAACAGGCATGTTTGAAATGCTTTAAAGACCATAATGGAATTTGAATACTTCCAGTATCTCTACTTAATGCAATTGATAAGGAATGCATATTAAAttacttactttttcttttgtagtgGTAATCAAAACTAGGTTAGCGTTTTGAGACAAACAGTCGTATCTACTTGAATTCCAATCTTgttcttcttcagaaaaatagtAGCATTTATCTTGGAAACCAATCCAATTATCTGAGCAGAAATACCGAGCACTCTTATCTTCTTTAACTAGAGCAgagataaatacatattttaagaatCAGATGAAATAATGTCACTGTGTTTTGAGATCATTGAAGAAGGACGGGATTATGACAAAAAAGATGATGCTTATGGCCAGAATTGCGTGTCTATCCCATAGCCGGTTGAAAATCGACTTCATGTTAGGTTAAATGAGAACAGTTCAGAATGTGAGAGGACACTCACATTGCTTTCAACTCCAAACTCACTGATTCATAGGCCTTCCTAGAGCAGTCAATGTGATTTCGCACATGTTAAGTCACTTTTGTCATTTCcagtataataaaatataacaaaatcagGTGGTACTaaaaaactgatttattttagaCTGTTATAAATCTAGGATAGATTTTAACCTCtaagaaagcaataaaaataataaaacactatATAACTAACAAGACATGCACTCGGTTTCCAGTTGTAACTAGATACCACCATCATTGTGTGGTTCCAGGTTAATCAACTGAAAGAACTCATAATGAAACttagaagatgaaaatgaagcagAATTCATTATTGTTGGAGGCATTGTGCATAGGAAGTTCACAAGCCTTTTCATGAGTTTCCTTTTGTAGTTGCTGCAGTTAGATGTTTCTAGACTTTCCGCACCTGGGTTTCTCCAAACATACTAGTGCTTTAAGCCAAAATCATTAGTGACTATTTCCTCTTTAGCCTTCCATATCATCTCTTCACAATTCCTTCCAATTGTGTCATGCATAGTTCTTATATTAAAATCTTTTCTATAGTAACTAGTtgtattgtggtgatcattttgaaatatatagaaatggtagaaataaaataaaataaagttgtattcttGTAATATTTGTGCCATCTACTTTTCTGAACGCTCCCAGACTGAATCAGTTTTTGGTATCAAAAGTGGTTCTAAGGGAACAGAATCTTAAGGATGAGATATGCTATTGGTTTTCCAATGTGATCTGCATTAAAGGCATTGACCCAGTCACCAGTTGTAAATGGGATGCTGGTGATCTATGGTGCATAGAGGTAAAACTACTAGTTAAATTATCACTCCTAAGCACCTCATACCATACATGTACCTGTAGATGGTAAACATTTTAGCACCCTTCTCTTAAATACTGATAAAGCAATGGTCCAAAtgtctaagtgaaagtgaaagtccctcagttgtatgtgactctttgcgaccccatggactatacaggccatggatttttctaggccagaatactggaatgggtagccattcccttttccaagggatcttcccaacccacggatccaacccaggtctcctgccttgcgggCGGATTTttaacctgctgagccacaagggaagaccaagaattctgcagtggatagcctatcccttccccagcagatcttcctgatccaggaattgaactggggtctcttgcctcgcaggcagattcttaaccaactgagctatcatggaagcccATGTCTAAATGTCTAAGAATAATAACATTTGAACACCATAAGTAACAAAATTGAGTTGACATACACCCAGAGCTAAAAGCAGCAACTACAGAATATACATTCTCAAAAAAGCATGCAAAACATTTACTAAAATGTGGGACAATAAAGTTTTAACAACAGATTTTAAAAGGTTGAAAACATTAACAGTGTGCCACTTGACTGTAGTAAAATTGAgccatattccaataaaaatttttttaaaaaaatcaccaaagGCTGTAAATTAAGAAGCACAATGCTAAATAATTCATGAatcaaaaaggggaaaaaaaaaagaaatcttgggaaataaaatgtgttttaaatgaaAGGTAATTACATAtctttttatatatgttatatatatcatattaaaaattatGGATACAACTAAGCTTGTGGGtctttctcttttagttttggccatgccatgtggcttgtgggagcttagttccccaacaagggacaGAACCCGGACTCTCAGCAATGAAAGCATGGCATCCTAACCATTGAAACACACAGTACATTTCCtttaatcttagaggaaaatttattggtttaaatttatgttttttaaattagctATCTCGAACAATTAGAGtgataaattaaatgtaaaaagtagaaagactccattaaaaaaataagaccagaAAGCAATTGAATAGAAACTAATATTAAAGCAAAAAAGTCAAGAAACTCATTGTTGGCATTTTGAATAATCTAGAATAGATAGAACattagctgaaaaaagaaaaacaccttttTAAAGGGAAGCAGACAAATTAGCAATAgtaggaataaaagagaaatttctgGACAACACaacaaactgagaaagaaaaggtaaatgTGAATAAATACTCTGTGTAGTGaagaaattaaacttttaatgaaaaaaattccacACAAAGAAATCTCCCAGTCCAGGTGGCTTTAAATGTGAACACATCTAATCATTTAGGTAAGACATAGCTATGTTACCCAatctttttcagaaaacaaaataggaaGGAATCTTTTACAGCTCAGTTTTACAGGCTAGCATaatcttggtggctcagatggtaaagaatctgcctgcagtgtgggagacctgggtttgacctctgtgttgggaagatcccctggagaagggaatggcaacccactccagtattctggcctggagaagcccatggacagagtagcctggtgggctacagtccatgaggttgggAAGAATCTGACACCATTGAGcacctaacactttcacataattTCAGTATTGCTGACAACACTGTTATCAAATGGGAAATTATAGTTCGGCCTTGTATGAGCATATGCACATATTATCGTAAACAAAATATTAGCCAGGTTAATTCAAGAATGTTACAAAGGTTAATATTTTATGATCAAATTGAGTTTACTCCAGATAGGAAggtttattttaacattttgtaaAACTTTGTGTAATTCAACACATTAACAGAAAGAAGAGACAAACTAAGCATTTCTCAATAGTACTTGATAACATTTTATGtccttttagaataaaattctttGGCTATCTAGGAATTATTTAATTAAGAataatcaaataatatttatttgattaaGAATAGTCATAAATAATCATTCTTagtagagaaatatttaaaactttcttaTGTATATTAAGAATGAGATAAAGATGCAAGTTCTCACTAGTTCTCAATATTTTACTGGAACTATTAGCCAGTGAAATGAggcaatataaatatataaaaagatataaagatttcaatagaataaataaaaccactaTTATTTGCAGGTAATCTGAATGCTTACATaaacatacaaatgaaaatgaagatgaaatattaaaattaatagttAACATAGCTATTAACATTaacaaaatctaaagaaaaattaattatgttttctgatcacagtggaattaaaatagaaataaataacagaaagataattGGAAATCCCCAAAATATGTAGAGATGAAAGAATACACTATTAAATAGCACCTGGGtcaaaaaggaaatacaaagaattttaaaagcaatttgaattaaacaaacatgaaaacacaactcaTCAAAATTGATGGGAAGAAGTAAAAGCAGaccttagaaaaaaataaatagcactgAATTCATAcattagaaaacaagaaagttttaaaatcagcaaTCTACATTCCTTCCTTAGGAAactaagaaaagaagtgaaaattaaaCCCAAGAAAAACAGAGCAGAAATAATAAGAATCACAGAGCAAAAAACAattaaactgaaaacagaaaattaatagagaaaGTCAACAAGAGCAAAAAGCCCTTTCTTTGCAAAGAACAATAAAATCACTAAGCCTCTAGCCAAGTtaacttagaaaataaaggagagataAATTAATCATATCAGAATAGAAGAGACAACATCACTACACATGCCacaaaagataataaaagaatactatgaacaagTTAATGCCCA includes:
- the LOC122423222 gene encoding C-type lectin domain family 2 member B-like isoform X1, with protein sequence MQSAHKDASKQEANEKKRDVKDKQYKFQMLKTSSKGLIFALAISVVINIVLIGIAIHFSVKEDKSARYFCSDNWIGFQDKCYYFSEEEQDWNSSRYDCLSQNANLVLITTTKEKHFLKRFKCTSDHWIWRDMTENLTGQWVDENIFSKGINMTGNEICFYLNEDGVAAARCYTERKWICRKKVP
- the LOC122423222 gene encoding C-type lectin domain family 2 member B-like isoform X2, whose product is MLKTSSKGLIFALAISVVINIVLIGIAIHFSVKEDKSARYFCSDNWIGFQDKCYYFSEEEQDWNSSRYDCLSQNANLVLITTTKEKHFLKRFKCTSDHWIWRDMTENLTGQWVDENIFSKGINMTGNEICFYLNEDGVAAARCYTERKWICRKKVP